A window of Purpureocillium takamizusanense chromosome 13, complete sequence genomic DNA:
CTCGGACCctcccgcggcgctgctcctcgccctgcagTCTCGCTTCGCGTCGTTGCACGTgctctcgacgtcggcgtcgacgtcgccctcggtcGACAACCCGACGCTGCGCACCAtgggcctgctgcggcggcggttcgcGCGCGtgctgtcgctggcgtcggcgggcgtcgtggggATTCTCGTCAACACGCTCTCCGTGGCCAACTATCTGGCGTCGGTGGACCTCTTGCGCGCCAAGattgcgcgcgcgggcaagaagagctacacggtggtggtgggcaaGCTGAACCCGGCGAAGCTGGCCAACTTTGCCGAGATCGAGGGCTGGGTCGTCATCGGGTGCTGGGAgagcgggctcgtcgaggaggacgctGGGTACTGGCGGCCTGTGGTGACGCCGTTTGAGATGGAGGTGGCGCTGatgagcgaggaggagcggacATGGGGCGGCGAGTGGTGGGCAGGCATCGAGAAGCTGCGGGCGGAGGACGCTGCCAGCGAGGTCGAAGCAGAAGTGCGGACAGGGGCGGCAGATGTCCAGGCTCGGGATGGCCAATCAGCAGACAATGgagatgccgaggacgacatcgacggcgacgagtcgctgccgccgcagttTGACCTGCGGACGGGCAAGCTCGTCAGCCACAGCCGGCCGATGCAGCTGACGGTGCGGAGCGCGAGCGGGACGGCGACAGGCAAGGGAGAGGCGGAGAAGGGTGATGGCGCAACACCAAAGACAGGGTCGGCgctcgcgcggcgggcggccggggaGCTGGCGAGCATCAACGGGGTGGCCAGCCCGGGGGCCGAGTACCTGCGGTCGCAGCGGACGTGGCAGGGGCTCGGCAGCGACtttggggcgggcgaggcgagcacggcggtggaggaggggcggaGAGGGCTGGCGAGGGGTTACacggtgggcgaggcggaagcGCGGCGGTGAGGGCGTTTACTATCTGCAGCCGTTCATTATCTGTGAGCGTAGATGGCATTCGCAACGGGAACCGAAGGTGATGATGTTATGAAGGGAACTCATGATGGACGGCGTGAACGGATTGATGGTCATGACGTTGCGGTCCCATTTTGGATCTATCTACCTATGCGCGCACAATAAGAGGGTGCGCTTCTTTTGCGCCCCGTGGTCATGACGGGCGCAGAAACGGGCAAGCAAAGGACCAAACAAGGCCAgcagggcaagcaagcaaaagCCAATGAATGGAAAAATCGACGAGGTATATGTCCCATGCGGCAGCGCCATTCGTCGGTCCGTCCCTATATTCTACCGAGTGTCGCGAATTCCAGTCCCCCCAATATCCCATCCACGTCGCAGTCATTATCCGTTTCTCCACgatgtcatcgtcatccgTCTCATCCCACTGTCTGTCTATACGTAGACCCTCCGCGagtggctgtggctgcgccgcgaaccgccggagcggctgcggctaTGATGTCGATGGCTCCCGCCATGGTgatgcctgctgctgcccccgtGGTGATAATGCGTATGCCTCGTCCTCACCACCCTCTCATCCCCATAATACGCACTCAGGCTATCCCCATGGCTAaacgccgccacggccgtcgtgaagaagaagatgatgttCATGATGGCGAAGGCCCAGCTCGCCTTGAGCATGGCGCAGGGCTTGTTGGGCTGCCAGTCGACGACGTAGGGCacggcgacgtgggcggtccagcggcgcgaggcggaggggTCGTCGGAGcagtcggcgtcggcgatgccgcgcAGGAGGTagacgccggcgatgagggtgCCGAAGAtgccgaggtcgacgagggagacgaggcgggcgttTGCGCTGGAGCGGTGGTAGGAGAAGAGGGTGAAGACGGCccaggcgagggcgaggacggacgtgatgaagaggatgaggatggcgtcGGGGGTGAGGGCGTTGTGCGTGACGAAGATGTTGATGAACCAGGCGAGCATGCCCATCATGGGGATCTGCGTCAAGTCAGTCAGTGGGGGGATTCGGATTGTGCGCTTGGTGGTGAAGCACGGagtcggtcggtcgcagAGTACCTAGAGAGGGACGAGGGAACGTACCAGCGTCACAATCTGCGAGATGCGCGTGCACACAAACACGAGTGCGAagaacatggcggcgggcctcgtcgcggaccCAGAGTCCGACTTCCCTTGCGttccttcttctcttttGCGCTTGGATCGGGTCGTTGAAGCCAACAGCCGCTATTCACGGGTGCGCCGCGGGGGGCGAGGATGCGCCTTCAGCCCGTTGGGATTATtaggcgcaggcggcgcaggcggcgctgacgtcggcgcggcggaacCTAAGCTCGCGGCTTGGTACTGGCTAGGACCCCGGCAGAGACAATGCGAttgtctgtccgtctgtcgTCgcgtggtggtagtagtgcGTGCGTGGTAGCAAAGTCAAAAAAAATGCGGGAGGATGGAATGAAGGCGTGTCCGGTCGCAACGGGGCGCTGATCCGGTGTGATGTGGGTGCGGAGGAGGAATGAGAGGATGGGTGTGGGTGATGGGAAAGGGCAAAGAGGTGTAAAGAGAGAgaatgtgtgtgtgtgtgagtgttgcatgcacgcgcgcgcgcgaggctgggcggcggATGTTTAAATATACAAAGCACTCGTATCGTATTTGCGTGCACCCGCACCCACCGCGCAAGATGGGGGGATCGAGCGAGGCAGATAGACGGCCGATGGCTCCTgcgaggtgaggtggctGGGAACGTTTTTTTGTTTGTTTAgagagggggcgggcgggccaggcgggcgggcgggtgtgCATGAATCTGGGCCGAATGAGTTTCCACTTGGCTTAGTAGTTGCCCGTACCTTTTATTACCCAGTACCTAAGTTGGTTGGATGGATCTTGCTACCTCGTACTGTAGGGAGACAGGGATGTTGGCTGTCGGTCGGGTTCTGAGCAGCTGTCTGCTCTCTCTCGAGTCGCTTCGCTCTTGGTGCCCGGGTTGGGTAGGTGACTGACTGCAAGGGCCTGCCTTGCGTGTAGTGGTGGTTTCGCAGCGAAATATCAGGGGGTTGGTTTAGTACTAACACGCAGCTGGATGGCTGACAAGTTCCTTGGTAGGAACCAGGCTGGAAGAGCCTACCTCAATGGAAGGTACCTGAGCCCAGGGCACTAACTGACCAAGGCAGTGGACTTGATGAAAGCCAAGCCTGCCAGAGCAACCAGGCACGGGCGTCCACCCTTCCGCACAGCGCAGTATAGGGCAcctgcatctgctgctgggcgggcaCTGGGCCATGGAACCCAATGGCGCGGGTTCCCGAACGGCATGTGGCCAGCGGGTGGctggaagagcagcagcagcaccacgaccgccaccaccatccaccatcatcaacccATCAGTCCAAGTCCAAggcgcatgcacgcacgcacgcatgcatgcaaaCGCCCCTCGCTTGCCGTTGCCCTACCTGCCCCGGGCTTGCTTCGCTACTCAATGAGCGAGCCCCTCGCCTCTCGCCTGCCGTTTTGTTTCGTCTTGCCTAAGTTGTCTTGTCTTACCCGGCACACCCACCCACGCCGGCCCGACGACACGGACGAACGGCCATGCGCATATCGTCGTCGCATATCGTCGTGCCCCCTAGGGAAGAACCAGtggcgcaggcgcgggaTTCCACAGCAGGCGCATCCGACCGGCCCCTTGCATGTCACTGCTTCACACAGACGGACCTGTGTGTGCCACCTTGCAAGTCGTGAGCGTGGACGACGATAGTGGCTAGAGGCCAGCGGAGGTGCGGTGCGTgcatccctccctcctggACGGGATGGCGCGATGCTCGAGGTGCGGCCCGGGAGGGTTGGCGGGGCTGGCAGTGGCACTAATTGGAGGGGCTGGGGGTTGGTAAGTTGTTGGCAGCGAGTGGATGGGGGATGGATGACGTCGCCTGCGCTGTGCTGATTGTACTGGCATGAACCGCCCAAcagtcgccgcccgctcgcccgcccgctgcaaACCCAGTCTGGGACTCTGCCCTCCAAAGGTGCCCAAGTCCCACTGGCCTCCTCcgtgcccgcctgcccagTACCTCCCGGCCGGAACAAGGAGTCgtatcagcagcagcagcagcagcagcccgcctgGCAGTAAACGTCCTTGCAtactgtactccgtaccaGGGCACTCCGTACATATGCATGTATGCGCCATCGGTGCGCCCACGCCAGAAACAAACGCCGCTCTCCCCCAAGCTCCACCCCGCCCACGAGCGACTCTTCGCGACGGACATTTTATTTCACGCAAGCAAGATgagatgcgccgccgccgccgccgccgccatgcaaACACCCGaccggccgtcgccgggggTAACGCGACCACCCCTGTCGGAGGCGTGGCTGGTGCTGCGATGACAGGATCCACCGGGCAATAAATACCTGGAAAACCAGGCTTGAGAGCGGTGGTGGGGCTAGGCTGGAGGGGATCCACTGAAAAAAGtgcccgagcccgagcctgAGCCCGAGTGTCCCGGGTtccgctgccgctccggTGTCTCATGGATCCACCTCCTCACCGTTCCGGCCCGGATGCATCGGCGCCCCACTCCATGTCCCCTACCTCTGTCGAagaggtacgaagtacagcaGGACATCTATATTGGACGTTCAGCCCCGTATACCTGGATTGTCGCACCGCATTGCTCTCCACTCACTCATTGTCCATCCGGACGAATGCTCCATGTATAAATTACAGCCATTGGCAGACTGGTCCTTCGCTCATGTCGGCTACAACTTTCCCCAGCTGCATCCATCAGACTGAGGCATCCTAAATACCAACGTGCACAATAACGGCCTCACTGGCACCAACCTCGACATTCGCCCTGCCTCCAACCACCCGCACAGTCGTAAACTCCTCCACGCCCGGCACCCTCGCGCCCACCCCGTCGTTCTCGTACGTCCACGTCCGCCCCGCCCACGACACCGTCCCGTTGAGGCTGCTCGCGCCCTCCGCAGACGTCAGCGTCTGCACCCGAACGGACCGCACGCCAcgcggcaccggcaccgcgAACGTGCGTGACGGCCTTTGCGGGCCGGCGCCCTGCTGCCACACCTCGTagttgatgatggccacgCGCTGCAGCCGGTCGTGCTCGTACCCGGCGtacgcggcgacgaggccgtcctcTTCGGCCCCGACCGGCACCTCGCTGACGCGAAACGCCTTGCTCCGGCCGATGAAGTCGCCCACGAACAGGTGCCCGTAGTACGGGGCGCGGACCTCGGGCTGCAGGCCGGCAAACGCAATGGGGTGCCAGGCGACGTAGCCAAAGACTTGGCCGAGCTGCATGTTGACCCGCGTCACGTTCTGATGACGTCTGTTACTCGTCTggtggctgactgactgtgGATGAAGGAGGGAGCTTGGGACCAGAGTACTGGACGCAACAGGCTGGGGCGTTGATGCTTACCAAAGACATTGCGTACAGCAGGTAATCGGCTGTCCAGAGCGCGGACCCAAAGATGCCTTCGGACTGGTCGACGGAGCTCTGCGTGTCCGTGTACCGCCCGGACtcaccgaggacgacctgCACGTCGGGGTATTTCTCGTGCATGTACTCGATGTCGGGGAGGTAGTCGTTTAATCCGTCCTTGACAAAGGTGTGGTTCATAAGAGTCGCTATACAAGTTAGTTCAGTTCGCCACAGTATCCGACATCAAATCCAGAACGCTGTTCAGGGGTACCAACACTGCAGCCCCGTCGTGGTGTTTGTGTACTCGTAGCTGTGCGACGTCAGTATCGAGGTATAAAGAGCAAAGCGCTTCGTCGCAGGTATATGCACTCACTGGTGGAGAGATACGGATTTGACCAAGTTGTTGCCGTCTGTGATGCCAGCTTCGAAGACGGATCGCCTTCGTTCATCGACCGCAACGTTAGCTCTCCTTTCACTCACTCCAAGGGAAATCCTCCTTCCTTTCTTTCACCCCTATATGTACGCGCGAAACGGCGCCGCatgcgccgacgacagcgtcaACGTCTGGAACAACGACCGCCCCCCCGCGGGCAACCCcagcacgccgacgagccagtCCGCGTACGCGCGCCAGTCGGCCACGAACTCGACGGGCCCGTACCCCGCGGGTCGCGCGCCCTGCCTGGCGTACAGGTCGACCTCGTTGCCGATCTCGAGGGGCTCGAGGTTGGCGagcccgatgccgtcgacggccgcgcgcgcctccaGCTGCGAGCCCGTCTTGTTGCTCCGCGCGAACGGCACGTCGTACACCCAGCGCGTGCGGGGGCCCCAGTTGCGGAAGCCCTCGTAGAAGACGGGCCCGAAGACGAACTTTTGcccgatgccggcgccgacctgcGGGGGGGTGACGGGCTGTGCCTGCGCGGGGTTGAAGTTGGAGTTGTCCCTGTCGAGAAATTGCTGTCAGTGTGCCGTACATGAGTACGCGTTGATGGGATTGATGGGGGGGTAAAAGTAGTGAGTTGTTGAAGACGGACGTgttggtgccgccgacgcggacgactAGAGGGCCGCCGgtgcgctcctcgacggcgcggatcAGGTTGCGCGAAAAGGTGTTTGGATGAGACGCGTTGCCTGTGTTGTTACTCCATTTCAGCTATTGGACTGGACTGCAGCACTTGACAACTCGGAAGGGATTTCTGAGGAAGCGAGCACCGCAGGCTTACCCGTGTACGACGCAAAGGAGCTCCCCTGGATCGCAAAGCTCGGGAAAGACGAGTCGACGAGCTTCGAAGCACCCACGGGCGCCTTTTGCTCAACGTTCAACGTCACAGCTGGTTGACAAGCGGCCGGCGACACACTTAGTGCCGCAATGCCGAAGAGCACGGAGACGAGCATTGTGAATGCGTGAACGATTGTCGCTGCGATACACGTTCTTCCTCCCAAATCTCGCGTGCGAGCTGTGTTGGACGCCCGCCTCCTTTATCCTTTGCTACTGACACGGGCGCCCCGGGTCGTTTCTCTTGACAGCATGAGagcttgcctgcttgccccTCACGAGCAGCAGTCGATCATCAACATGTCGCGTTACGCAGGCTTACAATGGCGAATCGTCACATCCATGCACTTGCTTACCCGTCGTGACGAACACTCCGAGTGACTGCTACGGGCGATGTACCTGACGGCAATTCTGCGACCTACAGGCCTGTGGTCTCCGTTCACAGGCAAAAGCCACCCGTTGCTTAGCTAGTCCGTCCATCGACAGCTCGCGCCACTGCGCCGGGCATTGCAAGCTGACATGGTGTGCAGCCAGGGTGGTGGGTTTACTTACAGTATGTACCCTCCGGTCGGTCGGGTGGCTCGGCAACTGCGCCAACAGATAGGCGATGGCTCCGAAGTGTGAGCTTTGTAGGGGCGGATAGGCGCGGTATGGCAAGAGATGTGTGGTTGTTTGAACGGGATTgcgccattgtcgtcgcTGGTGATGCGACTGAAGCCTGCGTTTGCGGGGGACAGTTGGTGTTTTATTGTGCCATGTCCTTGTCTGGAGCTGTTTGCGACGGTCAATAAAGGGCCGAACAATCGAAGTAGACGTTCGGACAATCGGCAAGGAGAGAGGGTGTTGTCGATTGGCTCGGATGAGAGGCAGCTGCTGGCACTTTGGCGCGCGCCACCACATACACTCAACTCAGGTCAATCTCATTCTGGTTTTGTGCGCTGTGCTCGTGGCGACATGAGGGTGTTGGCAGGCTGCTACGCAGGTTTAGTTTAAAAACACTGACAAGCTTCCACTCGGTTGTTCTCATGATCTTTCCTACCCTTTCGCTACGTTGGCATACTGCTGCTTTGCCGCGTCGTGGTTATTGATCAAACATCAACGatggcaccaccaccggctgAGAGCCCCAGCAACGGGCGGACGCTGCCCTTTCCAGCGCGTATCAGGGAATTCACACCCATGGTCTTGTTCATGACCTTGTCAGTATCTATACATCTGCACATCGCCAGAAGTGATGCATCGATAGTAACAGCTTCAACGTGCAGCTACCTCGCGGTGACGGCCTGGAACTACGGCTACGACGTATGAGCACCTCTGACTCGGTTATGTTTGAAGCACGGCTGTGGTGCTCACCATGCGCAGGTGTCCGTGTTCGCCGGCGTGCAGGCCATGGACCGTACGTTTCATGTCATGTTCAGGAATGCCGAGAAAGTTTGGAAAGAGGGAAACTGACAGCTGCAACGCAGCGTTTGTGCGGCGATTCGGCTCCTACAACGCAGGCACGCGCAAGTACGCCATCCCGTCGTACCTGGTCTCGATCCTAAACTCGTTCCCATACTTGGGCAAGCTGCTCGTTCGTATGCCCccgtctgcgccgccatTGTTCCCCGACTACTCCAATACTCTACAGTATATTGACGAACGAACCGACACCAAGGGAtgctgggccgccgcgcccatgGCGGAAAAGATTGGCCGCAAAAAGTCCGTCCTGGCTGTGATAGCCACGTCTTTTATGTAAGTTGTGCCCCGAACCCGCGGCTCCCCACTCCGACACCAGCTTCTCATGCTGATATGGATCGACCGGCAAGTGGCGTGCTGCTTCAAATcaccgcgacgacggtggcgcaGTTCACCGTCGGCCGCATGCTCTGCTACGCCATGACGGGCATCTGCGTCAACGTCATGCCCGCGTACATGGCCGagtgcgcgcccgcccgcctgcgcggcATGGTGACGTCTCAGCTGCAGATGCAGATCGTGGTGGCCCAGCTGGTGGCTTCGGCGGTCAACTACGGGACTTCTACGATCAAATCGGATGCCGGATGGCGCATCTCGGTCGGTGAGTGGGCACTGGTGAGATCAAACGCGATGATAGAAGCCAAGTTGACAGACTGTCTTAGGCATCCAATTCATCATGCCTGGGTTACTGCTCGTTTTGTATCCCATCATTGTGGAGTCTCCGCGCTGGTAAGTACACACGCAGACTGCACGGGCGTATATCGGCTCGATGACATAGGCTCATTCGGCGTTCGCAGGCTATTATCGCAGGATCGATTTGAGGACGCATCAGCCTCCCTGCGCCGGTTACGAAAAAAGGGCGTGCCGGACGATGTAATCCAGGATGAGGTGAACCTCCTGGGTCACCTGCAAGGCAACGAGGGCAAAGGGTCGTGGAAAGAAGTCTTTGCAGGGACAAACAGGGTACGAATGTTCCAGTCCCAACGCAGAAACCCAGCTGCCAAAATGCCCATTGATGCTAACAGTTCCCAAGCGCCGGACAGTCATAGCGGTCATCGTCATGGTCGGGCAGCAAATCACCGGCCAGGCCTTTGTGTCGCAGTACTCGGTCACGTTCTACAAACAGCAGGGCTACACCAACAACTTCGAGCTTGGCATGATCCAGCaggcgctcggcgtcgcggcgtccATCCTCACGGCCCTCGTGGTCGACTCgttcgggcggcggcgcatcctcctcatcggcgGGACCGCCAACTCGGCGTTCCTCTTCAGCATGGGCGCCATGGGGAGCATCGCCCACCCGTCCACGACCGAGAAGCGCCTGCTGGTGGCGAGCGTGATGATCTGGTTCTACTTTTACCTGCTTTCGTGGGCGTCCGTCCCGTACATTGTGCTtggcgaggcgtcgacgcgccgcgtcgtcgagaagaCGAGCAACCTCGCCGTGTCGCTGTCCGTGCTGTCTGCGTTCCTGGTGTCCTTTACTGCGCCGTACCTCATCGGTGCGGACTATGCCAATCTGGGCGGCAAGGTGGGCTTCATATACGGCGGGCTGAGCGTCGTGTTCACGGCCTTGACGTGGTTCTACGTCCCGGAGATGAAGGgccgcagcctcgaggaTATTGACTCTTTGTTCGAGAAGAGGGTCCCGACGAGGGACTTTCGCAGGGCGGATGTCTCTACTGTCCAGATCTCTCTGGATAAGCTCGGGGAAAAGGATATGGCGACGGGGGAGGAAAGGGGATCCTCTTGAAAGGCGTATGTGGCTtggacgccgccatcgtcgcggcAGAGCATTGAACCGGCTGGGGCCTGTGCTTGTTACCAGTTGGCGTGGCCAACATTGCAGACGGCACAGGTTTAATGTTCTAGATATATGCTGGCCAAGAGCTTGGAAACTCAATGTACGAAGAGACCCAGCCGCGATGATGTGGGACCAGAGAACCTACAT
This region includes:
- the DPH2 gene encoding Diphthamide biosynthesis protein 2 (COG:J~EggNog:ENOG503NUDH~TransMembrane:1 (i284-307o)~BUSCO:EOG09262SI7), which produces MADLAAPPVLSTPDDHILDVPAADAVLTSTLSDDALRSTYEIDRTAGEIVRGAWRTIALQFPDHMLVDAPRVVELLGRELAARQTQPDSNSSDSTPSAPRIHILADTSYSACCVDEVAAEHADAQVVVHYGRTCLSPTSRLPVVYVYTSHPLDHAVALDRFAAEFPDPAAEVVVMADLTYQDHVEGLVSELRGRGYVNVCATEVVRDPAAVIPNRRIREPALDDDSIRRHALFHISDPPAALLLALQSRFASLHVLSTSASTSPSVDNPTLRTMGLLRRRFARVLSLASAGVVGILVNTLSVANYLASVDLLRAKIARAGKKSYTVVVGKLNPAKLANFAEIEGWVVIGCWESGLVEEDAGYWRPVVTPFEMEVALMSEEERTWGGEWWAGIEKLRAEDAASEVEAEVRTGAADVQARDGQSADNGDAEDDIDGDESLPPQFDLRTGKLVSHSRPMQLTVRSASGTATGKGEAEKGDGATPKTGSALARRAAGELASINGVASPGAEYLRSQRTWQGLGSDFGAGEASTAVEEGRRGLARGYTVGEAEARR
- a CDS encoding uncharacterized protein (EggNog:ENOG503P3HY~TransMembrane:4 (i12-30o42-64i76-96o133-153i)) — its product is MFFALVFVCTRISQIVTLIPMMGMLAWFINIFVTHNALTPDAILILFITSVLALAWAVFTLFSYHRSSANARLVSLVDLGIFGTLIAGVYLLRGIADADCSDDPSASRRWTAHVAVPYVVDWQPNKPCAMLKASWAFAIMNIIFFFTTAVAAFSHGDSLSAYYGDERVVRTRHTHYHHGGSSRHHHGGSHRHHSRSRSGGSRRSHSHSRRVYV
- a CDS encoding uncharacterized protein (EggNog:ENOG503P4PV~COG:G): MNHTFVKDGLNDYLPDIEYMHEKYPDVQVVLGESGRYTDTQSSVDQSEGIFGSALWTADYLLYAMSLNVTRVNMQLGQVFGYVAWHPIAFAGLQPEVRAPYYGHLFVGDFIGRSKAFRVSEVPVGAEEDGLVAAYAGYEHDRLQRVAIINYEVWQQGAGPQRPSRTFAVPVPRGVRSVRVQTLTSAEGASSLNGTVSWAGRTWTYENDGVGARVPGVEEFTTVRVVGGRANVEVGASEAVIVHVGI
- a CDS encoding uncharacterized protein (EggNog:ENOG503NYJ2~SECRETED:SignalP(1-19~SECRETED:cutsite=AAC-QP~SECRETED:prob=0.6126)~COG:G), encoding MLVSVLFGIAALSVSPAACQPAVTLNVEQKAPVGASKLVDSSFPSFAIQGSSFASYTGNASHPNTFSRNLIRAVEERTGGPLVVRVGGTNTDNSNFNPAQAQPVTPPQVGAGIGQKFVFGPVFYEGFRNWGPRTRWVYDVPFARSNKTGSQLEARAAVDGIGLANLEPLEIGNEVDLYARQGARPAGYGPVEFVADWRAYADWLVGVLGLPAGGRSLFQTLTLSSAHAAPFRAYI
- a CDS encoding uncharacterized protein (TransMembrane:12 (i28-52o72-93i138-163o169-187i199-216o228-247i311-329o349-368i375-394o406-430i442-465o477-495i)~COG:U~EggNog:ENOG503NYDW), which gives rise to MAPPPAESPSNGRTLPFPARIREFTPMVLFMTFYLAVTAWNYGYDVSVFAGVQAMDPFVRRFGSYNAGTRKYAIPSYLVSILNSFPYLGKLLVRMPPSAPPLFPDYSNTLQYIDERTDTKGCWAAAPMAEKIGRKKSVLAVIATSFIGVLLQITATTVAQFTVGRMLCYAMTGICVNVMPAYMAECAPARLRGMVTSQLQMQIVVAQLVASAVNYGTSTIKSDAGWRISVGIQFIMPGLLLVLYPIIVESPRWLLSQDRFEDASASLRRLRKKGVPDDVIQDEVNLLGHLQGNEGKGSWKEVFAGTNRRRTVIAVIVMVGQQITGQAFVSQYSVTFYKQQGYTNNFELGMIQQALGVAASILTALVVDSFGRRRILLIGGTANSAFLFSMGAMGSIAHPSTTEKRLLVASVMIWFYFYLLSWASVPYIVLGEASTRRVVEKTSNLAVSLSVLSAFLVSFTAPYLIGADYANLGGKVGFIYGGLSVVFTALTWFYVPEMKGRSLEDIDSLFEKRVPTRDFRRADVSTVQISLDKLGEKDMATGEERGSS